The Polyodon spathula isolate WHYD16114869_AA chromosome 3, ASM1765450v1, whole genome shotgun sequence genome has a segment encoding these proteins:
- the tmie gene encoding transmembrane inner ear expressed protein yields MAWDLQPCSFLSLLGMISVLLSLYMSIVVPQILDPEFGTTSPPKKKPDPVTSETVVFWGLRLWQVIGVFSLFVLAVIITLCCIFKCRIPRTKKEIEARFAQRQAAKKYADTLETVPPLNELTDIPGGSSDSASLPTISGQIQSRSNNPLPVVKEEDEMALH; encoded by the exons ATGGCGTGGGACCTGCAGCCTTGCTCATTCCTTTCTCTGCTAGGGATGATATCCGTGTTGTTGTCTCTCTACATGTCCATTGTTGTTCCACAGATCCTGGACCCTGAG TTTGGAACAACAAGCCCTCCAAAGAAGAAACCAGACCCAGTTACATCAGAAACTGTTGTTTTCTGGGGGCTTCGGTTATGGCAAGTCATTGGAGTTTTTTCACTGTTCGTTTTGGCAGTTA tAATCACATTGTGTTGCATCTTCAAATGTCGAATCCCAAGAACGAAAAAGGAGATTGAGGCACGCTTTGCACAACGACAAGCAGCTAAAAAGTACGCTGATACACTGGAAACAGTACCTCCGCTAAATGAACTGACAGACATACCCGGAG GCTCCTCTGATTCTGCCTCCCTTCCGACCATCTCTGGTCAGATCCAGTCGAGGAGCAACAACCCTCTTCCTGTAGTGAAAGAGGAGGATGAGATGGCTCTTCACTGA